AGCCGAATAACGGTCTGATTTTTTGACATGACTAATTTTTCTAAAGCTTGATCAAAATTATCACCCATCACAAAAACTGCTCTCTGGCTGGAAATATCTTGTCCAGCTCCCCTTCTTAATGCTAATTCATCAGCCCTTTGTAACAAGGTAATCAAATAATTTTCAGCGTCTTCTCGAGTCAATCCAGCCGGAGCAAGGCCCCTGAGCATCTCTTCGTCTTCTTGAAATACAATCTCACCTTGACGAATAGCAACAATGGTCTCTTGAGTCCGTCTCAGTTCTAATTGTAGAGACTGAATTTCCTCATTGAGATTGTCTCTTTGTTCAACCAGGTCATGGATGTTTCCATTTAAAATTTCAACCTGACTTTCTAGTTGAGTCCGTGACAGAATTAAATCTTTTTCCTTTTGTTCCAACTCAGCAATTCTCTTTTGAAAATTTTCTGCTTCCTTTCTCATGACATCTAATTCTGTGTTTCTTTGTTTCACCTCAAAATTTAAAGAATCAAGCTTTTCTCTTAACTCTCTCATGCCAAACAATGCAGTTCTTACATCCTCTGATGCAATGGTTAATATTGCCAGAGTAATGGTTGCTATGATAACCCCAGTGATAATACTCATTAAAATCGCGGTATAACGAGGACGAAGTTTTAATACTGATAAGCGTTGTTTACCTATGCGTCTCCCCAAAACATCTCCTAAATAAGCTACAACTCCACTGATAACAATGATAGAAATAATAAGTAGGAAACCGGAAAAGTCCAAATGTGATTCTCCTTTGTTTAATATTTCTCTTTAAACTGTATCAGACCGACACCAAGAATACCAGTGATAATATTACTCAACCACGCTCCTAAAAATGGAGACATACCGCCGCCCTCAGCAACTGTCCCACTAACCGAAAATAATACATAATAACCGAATACCATTAAAATACTCATCCCTATCCCCATTACTTTACCTGAACGAGGTGATGCTATTCCAAGCGGAACTCCTACTAAGACAAAAAAGATGGCTGCAAAAGGAATAGCGGTTTTTTGCCAAAGCATAAGCTGAAGTCGGTATTTTTGTTCTGGGTTTTCATGTTCCTGGGCAATATATTCTTGTAGTTCTTTATAACTCATTTCTTGGGGATTTTTCTGACTTTTTAACACATCTTCCATGCTTTGCTGGGTATACATTTCCTCTTTTTCAAAACGCACTACCCTCTCCACTTCACCCCGTGAACCAACCTCATACATGACTCCCTTAATAAATACCCATTTCCCATTATCTAAAAATGCTTGATCAGCATTTAAAATCCGCTTTAACCCATTGTGATCATATTCCTGAACAATAACTCCTGACAAAAGAGGTTGATCCCGATCAATTTTTTTTACATAAAAAATTCTTTCTTGGGATTCATCAACCCGATCGCGGAAAAAAGTATTTTCTTGAAATAACCAACTGGTTACCGAAGTTCCACCAATCAAACTCTGTAATTTTTGAGAAGAAGTCGGTAGTATTCTTTCCTGGATATAGATGGTGAATATACAAGACCAAATTCCTAATAAAAGGAAAGGAATAACCAAGCGTTTCACACTGATACCTGATGCCTTGAAAGCAATAACTTCACTATCGGCAGCCATTCGATTCATGGTAAGAAGAACTGATAAAAGAACCGACATAGGAAATACGTATACTAAAAAAGAAGGAAGGCTGTATAAAAAAACCTGGGCGATGGTTATAAATGGCACTTTGGACTGAAGCCACAACCGGGTAAGCCGGAATAAGAGATCTCCTGCAGTGAGGATGGTTAAAAAGAGTGCTACCCCAAGAAAAAAATTGCGAAGCGCTTGTTTGAGGAGATACCAATCAAATACCTTCATGCTCTCTACATATTAAATCTTTCGCCCAAGTAATATTTTCGGCTTACTTCAGAAGATATTATCTCTTCCGATGTTCCGGAAATTAAAATTTTTCCGTCAAACATTATATAAGCTCGGTCGGTTATAGCCAAAGTCTCTCGAACCGCATGATCAGTAATCAGGACACCAATATTTTTCTGGGCTAGATATTTGATAATACCTTGAATCTCCTCAACTGCAATCGGATCTATCCCTGTAAAAGGTTCATCCAATAAGACAAAAGAAGGGGTCGTTGCTAAAGAGCGTGCAATTTCCAGTCGTCTTCTTTCGCCTCCAGAAAGAAGGTTGGCTGATGTCTTCGATAGATGGCTTATTCCAAATTCCTCTAATAATTCCTCTCGTCTTTTTACTATTTCCTTTCTTTTTAAGCCTTGCATTTCAAGGACCAAATCAATATTTTCCCAAACTTTAAGCTTACGAAATACCGACGGCTCCTGGGCCAAATATCCAATTCCTAGCCGAGCCCGCAAATACATCGGTAAATGATTTAGTTCTTGGGAATCGAGAAAAACTTTACCTCCGCTGGGACGAATTAAACCAACAATAATATAAAAAGTGGTGGTTTTCCCTGCTCCATTTGGTCCCAGTAAACCAACAATTTCTCCCCGAGAAACCTGAATACTCACTTCCTGAACGACTCTTTTTTTGGAATATTCTTTGGCTAACCCTTCACCCCTTAATGATTGCCAGCCTCTTTCCTGAATCAATTGGTTTCTTCTCCTTCAATCGCCATAATATTTATTTCAACATTTCCTTCCACTTTCACTTTTCCAGTTTCAGTATCAATAAGAATTTTCTCTCCGCGTAATTGATTCCCGTCCTTTTCAACGGTTGCATTCCCCTCTAATACAATAAAATCTGATCCTTCTTGATAATAGGCACTTTTTGACTGACCAGACCACCCTTCCTTCACAATCACTACCGAAGAAGCCAACCATTTTTTTTCATTTAAGCTATAATCAACCTGTTGAGGTCTTATTTGAAAACTATTTATCATTAAAATAGGATTACCGGTTAGAAGGATCTTCCCAGGAGATAGAAAAAAGTCCATCTTTTTGGTCTGAAAACTAAAATCCTTTCCTTTGCCTTGGATATCAGTCATAACTACCCTTTTATCCTTACCATAAAAAAACAAAGCCTGGGAAAAAATGGTTTTATCTTCCCATACAACCTGGATTTCGCCTTCACTTTTTGCTTCTTGTTTGACGGTATCGACTTCAAGATATGGGCAGATCATGGTAACGCCCTGCCATTGTATCGTAGATTGTCCCTTGGCGTAAATAATACCGGTTTTTTCATCAAATTCAGCAGATGAAGTTTTTAAGGTTACATCGGATGAGCTTTGAACTGCTGCTATCCCTTCCCTTCCCCAAAAAAATAGAAAAAAAACCAAAATTAAAGTAGGCCAAATGCTTTTTTTTCTCATAAATTCCCCTCGCTCTTCAAAGTAATAATCACCTCTTCGGGAAAAGCCAGTATTCCTCGAGATAAGTCGTACCAAAGATTCTTTGACTCAATCAGTACATTTTTTCTCTCAACCAAAACATTTTCTATTCTCATAAATTGTTCGTTACTAAGCCACGTCAAGGACTCACCAACGATGGAACCACCTCCATCAATCTTAATGAGGTTGATATCCTCAAGTCGTGCATCAGAATTTTCAATATCCACTTGTCCCTTTTTCGCTTGAACCTGATACTGTGGTTGATTCCCTTGATATAAAAAACCTTGAACACCATTTAAATAAATATTCTCTCCATCTTTGCTGAGATCGTCAGTATGGATTTCCCATTCCTTTCCTGAATCGGATACTCTACTAATTTCAGCCTTTTCCAACTGAATAACCAGAGAACCTTGGTTAATAGGGGAAGGAGAAACTAGCGCTGTTTGAAAAGTTTTTGATCCTTCCGGTGCTTTAATCCAGAAAATTAGTATCAAAACTACCAACAAGCTCAAAGAAAGGTAAAACCATAAAAGAGTTTCCCAATCATTACTCATTCTCAACATTTAATTGATAATAGACTTTTTGATACCCATTGAGTGCCATCTGTTGGCAAATCTCACGACTATTTTTATTATTACCGGAAAAAACCAAATAGGTCAAATTCTTATCAAGAGTATCTAACGCTTGGCTTATATCAGTTATTGCTTGATAACTAACATTGAGTTTATCAGAATAAGGATTTTCATATTCTAAACGGAAATCAAGCAAATGAATTTGGGGAGAAATTTTTATAAGATTCTCAACTTCTATCGGCTGCAATCCACGATACCACATTATCCGACCTAACTTATTCATGATATTTTCGCGATTGGTAGCTCCAATAATAATATCAACAGCATTTCCCAAGGGATCGATAAAGTATGCGGTTGGAACTCCAAATATCTGA
This is a stretch of genomic DNA from Candidatus Atribacteria bacterium ADurb.Bin276. It encodes these proteins:
- the smc_3 gene encoding Chromosome partition protein Smc codes for the protein MDFSGFLLIISIIVISGVVAYLGDVLGRRIGKQRLSVLKLRPRYTAILMSIITGVIIATITLAILTIASEDVRTALFGMRELREKLDSLNFEVKQRNTELDVMRKEAENFQKRIAELEQKEKDLILSRTQLESQVEILNGNIHDLVEQRDNLNEEIQSLQLELRRTQETIVAIRQGEIVFQEDEEMLRGLAPAGLTREDAENYLITLLQRADELALRRGAGQDISSQRAVFVMGDNFDQALEKLVMSKNQTVIRLVSALNTLKEEPVITRFILDDNKKIFSADQLIYQKEVNVDPDHSNVEQILSEILSELNTLGVKQGIIPQRGRIGSVSALNLTDVSRQLSQLSARVLINAIAENDIYTIGPLRVRLEIMKD
- a CDS encoding putative permease YjgP/YjgQ family protein; protein product: MKVFDWYLLKQALRNFFLGVALFLTILTAGDLLFRLTRLWLQSKVPFITIAQVFLYSLPSFLVYVFPMSVLLSVLLTMNRMAADSEVIAFKASGISVKRLVIPFLLLGIWSCIFTIYIQERILPTSSQKLQSLIGGTSVTSWLFQENTFFRDRVDESQERIFYVKKIDRDQPLLSGVIVQEYDHNGLKRILNADQAFLDNGKWVFIKGVMYEVGSRGEVERVVRFEKEEMYTQQSMEDVLKSQKNPQEMSYKELQEYIAQEHENPEQKYRLQLMLWQKTAIPFAAIFFVLVGVPLGIASPRSGKVMGIGMSILMVFGYYVLFSVSGTVAEGGGMSPFLGAWLSNIITGILGVGLIQFKEKY
- the lptB_4 gene encoding Lipopolysaccharide export system ATP-binding protein LptB → MIQERGWQSLRGEGLAKEYSKKRVVQEVSIQVSRGEIVGLLGPNGAGKTTTFYIIVGLIRPSGGKVFLDSQELNHLPMYLRARLGIGYLAQEPSVFRKLKVWENIDLVLEMQGLKRKEIVKRREELLEEFGISHLSKTSANLLSGGERRRLEIARSLATTPSFVLLDEPFTGIDPIAVEEIQGIIKYLAQKNIGVLITDHAVRETLAITDRAYIMFDGKILISGTSEEIISSEVSRKYYLGERFNM
- a CDS encoding OstA-like protein; protein product: MRKKSIWPTLILVFFLFFWGREGIAAVQSSSDVTLKTSSAEFDEKTGIIYAKGQSTIQWQGVTMICPYLEVDTVKQEAKSEGEIQVVWEDKTIFSQALFFYGKDKRVVMTDIQGKGKDFSFQTKKMDFFLSPGKILLTGNPILMINSFQIRPQQVDYSLNEKKWLASSVVIVKEGWSGQSKSAYYQEGSDFIVLEGNATVEKDGNQLRGEKILIDTETGKVKVEGNVEINIMAIEGEETN
- a CDS encoding Lipopolysaccharide-assembly, LptC-related; translated protein: MLRMSNDWETLLWFYLSLSLLVVLILIFWIKAPEGSKTFQTALVSPSPINQGSLVIQLEKAEISRVSDSGKEWEIHTDDLSKDGENIYLNGVQGFLYQGNQPQYQVQAKKGQVDIENSDARLEDINLIKIDGGGSIVGESLTWLSNEQFMRIENVLVERKNVLIESKNLWYDLSRGILAFPEEVIITLKSEGNL
- the resA_4 gene encoding Thiol-disulfide oxidoreductase ResA, translating into MKTKRLFFLTIFIFVIVLFYSIFAVGKPAPQFQLPDLDGKMYSLNDFSGRPIIISFFTTKCGFCAEELPLLNEIYHTYKDKAGLQVIAINLGESQEAVQKMLDKIPYDYLTLLDQETQLAGTYQIFGVPTAYFIDPLGNAVDIIIGATNRENIMNKLGRIMWYRGLQPIEVENLIKISPQIHLLDFRLEYENPYSDKLNVSYQAITDISQALDTLDKNLTYLVFSGNNKNSREICQQMALNGYQKVYYQLNVENE